AACAGTGagccgatcggcggcggcggcacacgaTCATTGACTTAGGATGGctgggccacggccacgtaACACGTTTTTCCCGCCCGCCGTAAGCCACGGCAATAAAACACGTGCCAGAACGGGGCACGGATTGGAGATATCCCATCTTATCGATCGGAAGATATCGGAATTAATTGGATAAATTAAAGCGCGAGACGCGAGGCTGCGCCGGCACCGAAACGGATTATTACGAAACGGGGAAATATTCGaacacagcagcaggagcgccTCTAGTGTTACTTACATGCAAATCTATGATCGAGCGATCGGCCACCCCAAGCCTAGAAAAGTCGCCGGCGGCCTCTAGAGATCGACCACCACACTGGACGACGGTTACCACAATACAAAACCGGACCCGGCGATGGTCCACACATTTGGAGCCAGTTTTGGGACGGGTCAACCTAAACCACAAACCACGATCGTCTTTCCCAACGGCATGGCATAGAGGCGTCCACACGATCGGAAAGACGTCATCGAGCCGCTaacaacgatgacgacatACGCGAAAGGTGGCATGAAGAAGACCGCGCGGCCTCTTGTTTGGCTCCGGTTCCGTCATTAGTTTGCGAACAAATCTCGGGCCGGCTCGGTGCGCAGGAGTCGCCGCGAGCCTCTAGGAGCGCGGTGACGCGCACGGGCACGCCGCGAAGAGATGATAAGCTTGCGGTCGAGAGCCGGTCCAAGAGTTGGGGAATTCCCCAAACACAACACGATCCCTTCGGACGAGCGTCCCGGGactgtggcgtggcgtgtcgtGCACGCGAATCGAACGTTTTACGACCGCGCAAACAGAGAGGCTGCCGCGATGCTCGCCTCGCCTACGATCGGTGCCGATCCTCCCGAGCGCGAGTGATCGAGACGGAGAtcgccaccgagagagagagagagaaagagggagagaagcTAATAATCGCTGGGCTTTCCCAGTGGCCCGGTCATGTACCGGTTTACTGCTCTTCCGTGGTTTTTATTCGTTCTTTGTACTTTTGCCCTCGCGAGCATCGCGCTCCGCTGGGGGCTGCCACTCTGCATACATAATTGCCCGCGGACATACAAGCACTTGGGCCGTTGTGGGGCCGTTTCGCATTCTAAGTGAACGGAGGAAGgtgtaataaaacaaaaaatgtgcgATCTGCGATCAGCGATCCGCGACCATCCGGAGGTGGACGTGATTCATCGATTCGCACGATCGGTGCGCCGCTCTTACAATCTAATCGCCCTCAATTCTGCCCCCGAGCACCTTCTGCGCTGACCGAAAGGGGTTCTACATCCCGGAGCGGGATTTTCCAGGTTGCTTCCCGACGTTACTCTAGAACGTTACTTACCGTACAGCTCATGACGGTAGCTGTCCAGGTTCAGCAGTGTCGACATGTTGGCGGCCTTCTATTTAGAACCCCAGGGTGCGATGTTTCGGTCCTCTCTAGCcgtggcaccggaaccggatgtaTCACAGATGGATAGCTTCAACACCTTCTTTCGTTCCGACTGGTGTCGGTTTTCCTGGAACGGGCGTTCACAGGCCGGGGTTACGATCGACTTCCGAGAATCTCCTACGCACGTACACAGAGAGACGGCCACACAAAAGTAGATAAAATGACAACGCGCGGGGCAATTAGCACATCACAGCACAGCAAAATCACAGTCACttccgcaaacaaacaataaatccTGTGGTCCTGTGCCGAACCTCGGGGGCACCACTTTTATCACCGCCCGTCCCGAGTCCGATGTTTTATCGATGCCGATAATCTTCGCCGCGGAGGTTTGTTTCAGAAACTGCGGCCGTCGAATTCGCTTATCTCGCTCACTGGAACCACCTTCAGCAGCTCTCGCGTCACAACACAGCTACAACGGGTGGGAACCAGCTGTGACAACGCAACACACTACCACATGTAACCCGCCCGCGGCCAATTGCGCGTTTGGAACACTGAGGCTCGCACACACTTCCGATGCGTTTTTGACGCTTCGTCACTCGCTTCTTTTGTCGAATCGATTCCAAACAACAGAATACGGACGATCAACAGATGAATTCCGGGTCGACCGTTCCGCGAGACACACATTAATTCACTGAGCTCGCGGGTTGACAACTTTGTGTGTTCCGCGTGATTCCGCGATGAGGGCGCGCGCTgagtggcaataaaaacaatacGCACACGTAAGCGCCTTCCGATGCTGGTGTTCGTGCGCAGTGTCCGTTCCGCTGACCGCAAAAGCAACAATGATAACAATCACGTCCCGTGCACTGGAACTCTTTGCCGGGCCTTGGAGCGAAGAAACGTTTGACCACCGACCGCAGGATCGAACCGACTGCGGcgcaaatcgaacgaaaatcgACGGCACGTCCACCGGCCCGCGGAACTCATATGCTCGGGGCAAGGGTTCTGTGATTCCCCGCGAGCCGCGAGAGGCGCAGCAAcaggttgtttttgtttccgcgGAGTCCACCCGCGATCCGCGGGAGCATGTGTGCGTGGCCGCGGACACGCGAAATCGCGAATTCGCATCGGTGCATGACGTAATTGTGCCTTTTAAGAACAGTTTCTACGAAAGTGACACACTGGAAGTGAGGCCTTTCGCAGGTTCTCCAGGGGCCGCAGCGAACCGCGCATCGCGATCGAAGTGTGCGTGCGAACAGAACTCAAAAGCCGACTCCCCGATGCACCGAGGAACTCAACTCCAAACAACAACGCCCGCCCCCTGTCGCTGTACCCTTTCAGTGCGGCGGCCACAGAATGCACTTTCGAATGTGGCCGAGTCGTGGTGCCAAATGAGAGTGGGAACACGAAGCACGTGTCGAGATAGACGGGCGACAGACTAAGACCGATTGTTCCTCACGTTTCAATTTTGGGCTGCTCCGGGGAATCACCGCCCCCTTACGTGGGGTGTGAGTAATGCAAGCTGGAATGACGAGcggaaaattttaaatttacttatGCTTGCTCCCCGAAGGGAACCAACATATCGTACATACCCGGATTGGAGCATAGCAATGTGTGCCATGTGGACAGCTACCACTTTTCCGCGAAGGTTCGAAAAATTAAACGGTTTCCCGTCGTCATATCTCATTGTCAGCTTCGATAATTGCCCCGGTCATCGGATGGTGTAGATAATTGTCACGCGCGTCAAAGCGGGCAAATCAAAAccgaccgcttccggtggggaataaaacaaatcaattctTTCGCGCACCAACTGGGCCGCTACCTAATAGGTGAGGGTCAATAAAACACGTCCCCACGGTGCGTAATTTCGCCACTCTTATCGCGGGAGTATGAAGAGAACCGGGAAGAAGGCAAAGTCCAGCGTCCAGGTTGATAACCACGATGATTTCAACAACCTGCCATATCCGGACGCAATCATTAACTgtctcccggccggccggcctggtAAAAGTCGAGTGGGTGATATTATCAACGTCGAGCGTTGTAATTCTTTTTCCGAACAAACAGCCCGCTTTCTAGgataaaaagaaaccgaagccGGAGGTTTGTGTCGCTTTATTGCACCAACATGATCATGGGTTGACCATTGGGGCACACAATTAAATAGAGCAATGGATAATGATTGGAATTCTAGTCTGTAGAGATGTATAGACTGGAGCCCCgaaatgtgtatgtgtggctaggtaaatgaatattttattttgtacaGAGTTTTCTCGTTTGACCATTTGGTGCCTAAAACATTGCGATGATGGTTCTTAGTGACGACATAAGTTTGAGCACGTGAGAAGTGGAGATTTTCAAGATTATTAACCGCAAACACTCAAGGGCGTGTGAAAGCTCCTTGCACTTGGCACTGGAAGCCACGCACTCGAAATCGAACGACCTCATCGGAATTCCTGGTATCAAATCACAAACATCCCACAGTTTTCAACACGCGCAatctgtaaaataaaaatggcccaaTCTCGATCAGTCGTTCTATTGGTTCGGCCGCTACCAACAAATTCGGACcctaattttaattatattattttaatttaagtAAGAGAAGATAATCGTCACGCGGAAACGAATGCGGAAGTAGTCCTTAGGCAAGTCCCCCTCAGTGGCGTGTCTGTTTTATAAAACATTGCTAattcaataataaaaatgaatctATGTCAGTTTTCCGTGCACGACGGCACAGACGGAATAGCGGCGGTGTTTGATCTTCCTAACGCGTCTCGCCGAAGAGAACGACGGATGCGTTTTGTCCAGATCCATATCGATGCGCAGCATTTTCATCAGCCGGTCTGCCTTTCTCTCGCGCACCGATAGTTTGGTATGTGGTACGCTGCGCTCGTGTTTGTCTTTATCACATACCACCGGTTTCGAGAGGTTGAATTTTACCTTTGATTTGTTGTTGCCCGTCGCTTGATTGGCTTTCTTCGCTGATTGTGGGTTAGTTGCTAGTGGAGAAGTCTCATTGCAGGAAAGTATCGAATGCTTAAACTGCTCGTCCTGCGTCTGTGCGAGGGACACGCTGCTCAGGATCACCATTGGTGGTAGTTCGCTCGAGTTAGCCGTCGGAATGGCGGAGTTTGATGACGGAATCCGAAGCGTTCGATTGTGTTGGTCGTGATAACGGTGGTTTTTAGCAGTTTCGTTGATTGACAACTCACCGGAACACATGGCGGATATTTCATCGATGATCACTGCCTCGTCCTTCACCCACACGCCCTCGTAAACAGTTCTGTCGGAGGATTGATCGATGCTGGGTGTGGAGCCTTGTTCGTGGGACCGCAGCTCGCGTAGCTCAACATCAGCTGCCCAAGCACGGCGTTTGAAGGAGTACGACACGTTTAGTTGAACGATGCACGATTCGCAGAGAAAGGGGGACAATCCATTATGTTCTTCAACCTACCAGTGAAAAAGGGGTCGCACTCTAATTGGGGTTTTTTGAACGCTTGATCCCAACATACCTCGAGCATCGTAACAAACCGAAGCTTGGCTGCCAAATCAGTGACCGACGCCGCCGCGAACGTGTCTTTGGCGGGGCCattgtgaaaaatgtttcgGCCACCTTCCGCAAAGCAAATCCGGCAAAGATCCATCCTTAAAAACGCTGTTCTTGGGTTTGCCAATTATGTTGTCGTCTTGTGTTTgatctttcgtttgtttgctctcaCAAATGTTTACAGTTGATATTCTAAACGTCAGTTGAAGCGTTATCGTCATCCGTAACGCTGCAGCGTTACGTTCGTCCATCGGGATATTTGAtcggtttatttatttaagcaCACTGTAAAATTTAGTACAATAATTAATCATAAATACAAAACTCAGTGTAGCGGCATTGATAATTGCGTACTCACTCAGCATTCCGTTCAATCGTTCGCTCTCGGAAGTCCGGTTGGAACCGGTTGGAAAACGGAACCtcgtttaaaaaaatcgttatATGCAACGGCTTATTTCCTTTCTGCCAGTGTTT
The nucleotide sequence above comes from Anopheles bellator chromosome 1, idAnoBellAS_SP24_06.2, whole genome shotgun sequence. Encoded proteins:
- the LOC131216745 gene encoding uncharacterized protein LOC131216745 — its product is MDLCRICFAEGGRNIFHNGPAKDTFAAASVTDLAAKLRFVTMLEVEEHNGLSPFLCESCIVQLNVSYSFKRRAWAADVELRELRSHEQGSTPSIDQSSDRTVYEGVWVKDEAVIIDEISAMCSGELSINETAKNHRYHDQHNRTLRIPSSNSAIPTANSSELPPMVILSSVSLAQTQDEQFKHSILSCNETSPLATNPQSAKKANQATGNNKSKVKFNLSKPVVCDKDKHERSVPHTKLSVRERKADRLMKMLRIDMDLDKTHPSFSSARRVRKIKHRRYSVCAVVHGKLT